From the genome of Delphinus delphis chromosome 8, mDelDel1.2, whole genome shotgun sequence, one region includes:
- the AKIP1 gene encoding A-kinase-interacting protein 1, giving the protein MENCLAAAALNGVDRRSLQRSARLGQEVLERAKRRAVDWHSVELPKGSVGVISRERPYRERGLAAGPHRLLPGEREERHPTLSASFRTMAEFMDYTSSQCGKYYSSVPEEGGATHVYRYHRGKSKLHLCSDTGNGQRKDTPLGVGGIRQTSECALEASQPAENISKDLYIEVYPGTYSITVGVNDLTKKTYMVAVDSGQSVDLVFPI; this is encoded by the exons ATGGAGAACTGTTTGGCGGCCGCGGCGCTGAACGGAGTAGACCGACGTTCCCTGCAACGCTCGGCTAGGCTGGGTCAAGAAGTGCTGGAGCGGGCTAAAAGGAGGGCGGTGGACTGGCATTCGGTGGAGCTTCCCAAAGGCAGCGTGGGGGTCATTTCCCGGGAGCGGCCCTACAGAGAAAGAGGGCTGGCAGCCGGCCCCCATCGCCTTCTCCCAGGAGAG AGAGAAGAAAGACACCCAACCCTCAGTGCTTCCTTCAGAACAATGGCTGAATTCATGGACTATACCTCAAGTCAGTGTGGG AAATATTATTCATCTGTGCCAGAGGAAGGAGGGGCAACCCACGTCTATCGTTATCACAGAGGGAAGTCGAAGCTGCACTTGTGCTCGGACACTGGGAATGGTCAG AGAAAAGACACCCCCCTTGGTGTCGGAGGCATCCGTCAGACGTCAGAGTGTGCGCTAGAGGCATCCCAGCCT GCTGAGAACATCTCTAAGGACCTCTACATAGAAGTATATCCAGGGACCTATTCCATCACTGTGGGTGTAAATGACTTGACCAAGAAGACTTACATGGTAGCAGTTGATTCAGGACAAAGTGTGGACTTGGTCTTCCCCATATGA